A region from the Desulfovibrio sp. genome encodes:
- a CDS encoding energy transducer TonB, translating to MLPFDYPPPRRSKRLFARWLGYSTILHAVLAACMLAGAYALPRYLPVQSGGAVMVSLAGAGRSLAGEVGQQAQAASGMAEDVPAMQPMTETATKAEQKVAEVAVPVKKHSVKPKQAERLTGNHKAQPLQHRQEQSAQPKPQQVTTAAGQSAQTSLPAQSGGDGGQSSASSGSSSMEQATGVLQGEGSPHPQVVPWNAQGGPRFLRQAPLRYPRAAQRRNLEGKAVVEAYLDMQGKLLRARVLQADHEDFADAALACVQSSSFKPAQREGKAIPCVVRIPMLFVLKGL from the coding sequence GTGTTGCCGTTTGATTACCCGCCGCCTCGGCGCAGCAAGCGTTTATTTGCCCGTTGGTTGGGGTATTCCACCATTCTGCACGCTGTGCTCGCGGCATGCATGCTGGCAGGGGCCTACGCCTTGCCCCGGTATCTTCCGGTTCAGTCAGGCGGGGCAGTGATGGTCAGTCTGGCAGGTGCGGGGCGTTCATTGGCAGGAGAGGTGGGGCAGCAGGCGCAGGCTGCGAGCGGCATGGCTGAGGATGTTCCAGCTATGCAGCCCATGACAGAAACAGCAACAAAAGCCGAGCAAAAGGTGGCTGAGGTGGCTGTTCCTGTAAAAAAACATTCAGTCAAGCCGAAGCAGGCAGAAAGGCTCACTGGCAACCACAAGGCGCAGCCCTTGCAACACAGGCAGGAGCAATCGGCCCAGCCAAAGCCCCAGCAGGTAACTACAGCCGCAGGCCAGTCTGCCCAAACCAGCCTGCCAGCTCAATCTGGCGGTGATGGCGGTCAAAGCTCTGCCAGCAGCGGCTCTAGCTCTATGGAGCAAGCCACGGGCGTTCTGCAGGGGGAGGGTTCCCCCCATCCGCAGGTTGTGCCCTGGAATGCTCAGGGCGGGCCACGATTTTTACGGCAGGCTCCATTGCGGTACCCACGAGCTGCCCAACGCCGTAACCTTGAAGGAAAGGCGGTTGTGGAAGCCTATCTTGATATGCAGGGCAAGCTGCTCCGCGCCCGAGTGTTGCAGGCTGATCATGAAGATTTTGCCGATGCGGCGCTGGCCTGTGTGCAGTCGTCATCGTTCAAGCCTGCCCAGCGGGAGGGCAAAGCTATCCCCTGTGTGGTGCGCATTCCCATGCTCTTTGTGCTCAAGGGGCTTTAG
- a CDS encoding zinc ABC transporter substrate-binding protein, protein MKKFSALLWLALILIPLSATAAEPLRVVAGTSLISDIVADLTDGKSETLTLIQGSSCPGHENASTGDYVFAAKAKLLLVHPFQRHLQQVDAMLQAVGNPLLAIVEVSPRGSWLIPDIQKQAVREIAAALEGAAPGLAPVIRRRTQQRLQKIDAIAAECRSVLAATQGLPVIAAYMQAEFVKWAGFDVIRTFGRAEDVNARGLAEILSAVKDSPVAGVVDNYQSGPDAGLPLALELGVTHVVLSNFPGSSDDAPDYFSLLRRNVAQLQTIKAKS, encoded by the coding sequence ATGAAAAAATTTTCCGCCCTTCTGTGGCTTGCCCTGATCCTCATTCCCCTTTCCGCAACGGCGGCAGAACCGCTGCGCGTTGTGGCCGGAACTTCGCTTATTTCAGATATTGTTGCCGACCTCACTGATGGCAAAAGCGAAACGCTCACCCTGATTCAAGGTTCAAGTTGCCCTGGACATGAAAATGCCAGCACCGGGGATTATGTTTTTGCCGCCAAGGCAAAACTGCTGCTCGTCCACCCGTTTCAGCGCCATCTGCAGCAGGTCGATGCCATGCTTCAGGCTGTGGGCAACCCTCTGCTTGCTATTGTTGAAGTAAGCCCGCGTGGCAGCTGGCTCATACCCGACATACAAAAGCAGGCTGTGCGGGAAATTGCGGCGGCGCTTGAAGGCGCAGCCCCCGGGCTTGCGCCGGTTATCAGGCGGAGGACGCAGCAAAGGCTGCAAAAGATTGACGCCATTGCCGCAGAATGCCGCTCTGTGCTTGCCGCCACGCAGGGATTGCCTGTCATCGCAGCATACATGCAGGCAGAATTTGTAAAATGGGCGGGCTTTGACGTGATCCGCACCTTTGGCAGGGCTGAAGACGTTAATGCGCGCGGGCTGGCTGAAATTTTGAGCGCAGTCAAAGACAGCCCAGTGGCGGGTGTGGTGGATAATTATCAGAGCGGGCCGGACGCGGGGCTACCGCTGGCGCTGGAGCTTGGGGTGACGCACGTGGTACTTTCCAATTTTCCCGGCTCCAGTGACGATGCGCCGGACTATTTCAGCCTGTTGCGCCGTAACGTGGCGCAATTGCAAACCATAAAGGCAAAATCGTGA
- a CDS encoding TonB-dependent receptor plug domain-containing protein: MNKVSAIVAAAVLAGHCLCVQPGWAAETPPETGGQEAPASKSDLTQGSLTAYDLPAVTTFGVADQAPTVPVQTRFGTQYNVVTEEQIRLQNSLDFYDALRNVPGVMYQKKNIIGGQTSASLYVRGRGASHPSPDINIFFDDVPRSGVLYGQALADGIPVYALGGMEIYKYPQPSRFGTGYAMLNFIPKYMTKEGYELRIGAEGGSFGTVAENVGMGAKKDNVDIYAAQSLVSTLGHKDHTAAYQASYYGNMGIGLSDNWSLRMMANRVDAQTQVPNNPITNTRTTDRYDTQTSLATLSLINKYNNANGYLKGYYNDTLFYLRGENSNTTTSVQTNNLYGLRGRETYSIWEGSEIVNGFDLDISDLRNDQRTYATDSTTSWEFPQHRMFSPYAAVSQMFGNKESFHVTPSAGLRLYTSNLFEDKTAPQAGLVLGYNNTNLGLNYARGVNYPSPVILQGLLTNKTSLPSGLDTKDIHPEVVDHYEMSLSHTQPGLFTASATVFHDDGRDRLRAYMYGNANPTSDFFTSSASEYKIDGLELAGSVTPTDNLELFAGATWLKTWAKGDDGETTSKMPYTPAFALQTGFKWKFFDNFQLSGDYQYLKDVYAANWMRTTNPKAPSSNVTTLNERNRLPDINVFNARLDYTFSSDDMHIEEGKVFVAVNNIFNTPYAYSMEISGNNRGLYNMPGTSVMVGFDLKF; the protein is encoded by the coding sequence ATGAACAAGGTTTCAGCAATTGTGGCGGCTGCCGTGCTTGCAGGCCACTGTCTTTGCGTTCAGCCGGGCTGGGCGGCAGAGACTCCACCCGAAACAGGAGGCCAGGAGGCCCCTGCGTCAAAGTCAGACCTCACGCAGGGCAGCCTGACAGCCTACGACCTGCCCGCCGTAACCACCTTCGGCGTGGCCGATCAGGCGCCAACGGTTCCTGTGCAGACACGGTTTGGCACCCAGTACAACGTGGTGACTGAAGAGCAGATCCGTCTCCAGAACTCCCTTGATTTTTATGACGCCCTGCGCAACGTGCCGGGCGTCATGTATCAGAAAAAGAACATCATCGGCGGGCAAACCAGCGCGAGCCTCTATGTGCGCGGGCGTGGCGCAAGCCATCCCAGCCCTGACATCAATATCTTTTTTGATGACGTGCCGCGTAGTGGCGTGTTGTACGGGCAGGCCCTGGCTGACGGCATCCCGGTCTACGCCCTCGGGGGCATGGAAATTTACAAATACCCCCAGCCTTCGCGCTTTGGCACCGGTTATGCCATGCTGAACTTTATTCCCAAATACATGACCAAGGAAGGTTATGAACTGCGCATCGGCGCAGAGGGCGGCAGCTTTGGCACCGTGGCCGAAAATGTGGGCATGGGCGCAAAAAAAGACAATGTGGATATTTACGCCGCGCAAAGCCTTGTCAGCACGCTGGGGCACAAGGATCACACCGCCGCCTACCAGGCGAGTTACTATGGCAACATGGGTATAGGCCTGTCTGACAACTGGTCATTGCGCATGATGGCCAACCGTGTGGATGCCCAGACTCAGGTTCCCAACAATCCCATTACCAATACCCGCACCACAGACCGCTACGATACACAGACAAGCCTTGCCACGCTGAGCCTCATCAACAAGTATAACAACGCCAATGGCTACCTCAAAGGCTATTACAACGACACCCTGTTTTATCTGCGCGGCGAAAATTCCAACACAACCACATCGGTGCAAACCAACAATCTGTACGGATTGCGAGGCCGCGAAACCTATTCCATCTGGGAAGGCAGCGAGATAGTCAACGGCTTTGATCTTGATATCAGCGACCTGCGCAACGATCAGCGGACGTATGCCACAGATTCCACAACATCGTGGGAATTTCCGCAGCACAGGATGTTTTCGCCCTACGCTGCCGTCAGCCAGATGTTTGGCAACAAGGAGAGCTTTCACGTAACGCCTTCCGCTGGTCTGCGCCTGTACACAAGCAACCTCTTTGAAGACAAAACCGCCCCGCAGGCTGGCCTTGTACTTGGTTACAACAACACCAATCTTGGCCTCAACTACGCGCGGGGCGTCAACTATCCAAGCCCTGTTATCCTCCAGGGCCTGCTGACCAACAAAACATCATTGCCTTCCGGCCTGGACACCAAGGATATTCACCCTGAAGTGGTGGACCACTATGAAATGTCGCTCAGCCACACCCAACCGGGGCTGTTCACGGCCAGCGCCACTGTCTTTCACGATGACGGCCGCGACAGACTGCGCGCCTATATGTACGGGAACGCCAACCCCACCAGCGACTTTTTCACTTCGTCCGCGTCTGAATACAAAATTGACGGGCTTGAACTTGCTGGCAGCGTCACGCCCACAGACAACCTTGAGCTCTTTGCAGGCGCAACCTGGCTGAAAACATGGGCCAAGGGCGACGATGGCGAAACTACAAGCAAAATGCCATACACGCCTGCCTTTGCCCTGCAAACCGGCTTCAAGTGGAAATTCTTTGATAACTTCCAGCTCAGTGGTGATTACCAGTACCTCAAGGATGTTTACGCAGCCAACTGGATGCGGACGACAAACCCCAAAGCGCCTTCCAGCAACGTGACCACACTGAATGAAAGAAACCGCCTGCCCGACATCAACGTGTTCAACGCAAGGCTGGACTACACCTTCAGCTCCGACGACATGCACATTGAAGAAGGCAAGGTCTTTGTGGCGGTAAACAACATTTTTAACACGCCCTACGCTTACAGCATGGAGATTTCCGGCAACAACCGGGGGCTTTACAACATGCCCGGCACAAGCGTCATGGTTGGTTTTGACCTCAAGTTCTAA
- a CDS encoding metal ABC transporter permease: MDDFFQYAFLQRALLMALLGGSVCGAMGVFVVLWRMSLVGMCVSHAAFAGALLALWLGAPPLAGGLTASLGAASAVGPLAEKPGFSLDTAMGVVFAVVMSLAMLALGLMPGARTEGLSLIWGSLLTVTRFDLQLMAATALLLFGFVFLFFKEIEAIMGQRHAAVAAGIPVKGIYYACLILMGLVVACALKAIGGLLIYALIVTPAATALQITYRLSRMFLLAALFGAVASVAGLWLSFHWAVPPGAVIVLVSSAILVAAMIFSPKKACRSEQTSPVEQSNQA; the protein is encoded by the coding sequence ATGGATGATTTTTTTCAGTATGCCTTTTTGCAAAGGGCCTTGCTTATGGCCTTGCTTGGCGGTTCTGTCTGCGGGGCAATGGGCGTCTTTGTGGTGTTGTGGCGCATGAGTCTGGTGGGGATGTGCGTTTCGCACGCCGCCTTTGCCGGGGCGCTGCTTGCCCTATGGCTTGGCGCTCCGCCGCTGGCTGGTGGGCTTACAGCCAGCCTTGGGGCTGCCTCTGCTGTGGGGCCACTTGCCGAAAAACCCGGATTCAGCCTTGATACCGCCATGGGTGTTGTCTTTGCGGTGGTGATGAGCCTGGCCATGCTGGCTTTGGGCCTCATGCCCGGCGCACGGACAGAAGGCCTCAGCCTCATATGGGGCAGCCTGCTCACGGTAACACGCTTTGACCTGCAACTCATGGCCGCAACGGCCTTGCTTCTGTTTGGCTTTGTCTTTCTGTTTTTCAAGGAGATCGAGGCAATTATGGGGCAAAGGCATGCGGCGGTCGCCGCGGGGATTCCCGTCAAGGGCATCTACTATGCCTGCCTCATTTTGATGGGGCTGGTGGTGGCTTGTGCCCTCAAGGCCATCGGCGGCTTATTGATCTATGCGCTTATTGTTACACCCGCAGCCACGGCATTGCAGATCACCTATCGCCTGAGCCGCATGTTTCTGCTGGCCGCGCTGTTCGGCGCGGTGGCTTCCGTTGCGGGCCTGTGGCTTTCATTCCACTGGGCTGTGCCGCCGGGTGCTGTCATTGTGCTGGTTTCTTCCGCCATACTGGTTGCAGCCATGATCTTTTCACCCAAGAAGGCATGCCGGAGCGAACAGACATCTCCTGTTGAGCAGAGCAATCAGGCTTGA
- a CDS encoding class I SAM-dependent methyltransferase: MSNNPAQQAEREEFFNAHATGWEARNYPPEKLRQVDQLVQGLPLAHARVILDVGCGEGVLQPFLQKYAEADASFLALDPSAAMLKCLSARFPHVRTYQAAAECMPLPDASVDMVICFSAFPHVADKKAAAREFYRVLRPAGRAYVLHIDGREKLNQLHDSHHAVEGDHLPCPTGMRIIFSEAGFTNIEASEGPDHFHFCAIK; this comes from the coding sequence ATGAGCAACAACCCTGCACAACAGGCTGAAAGAGAGGAATTTTTCAACGCGCACGCCACCGGGTGGGAGGCCCGCAACTATCCGCCGGAAAAACTCAGGCAGGTTGACCAGCTGGTTCAGGGACTGCCCCTGGCGCATGCCCGGGTTATTCTGGATGTGGGCTGCGGCGAAGGGGTACTACAGCCGTTTTTGCAAAAATATGCCGAGGCTGATGCGTCATTCCTGGCACTCGACCCTTCCGCAGCAATGCTCAAATGTCTTTCCGCGCGCTTTCCCCATGTGCGTACATATCAGGCTGCAGCAGAATGCATGCCCCTGCCGGATGCCAGCGTGGACATGGTTATCTGTTTTTCGGCCTTTCCGCACGTGGCGGACAAAAAAGCCGCCGCTCGCGAATTTTATCGTGTTCTGCGCCCTGCTGGCCGGGCCTATGTGCTGCACATAGATGGCCGTGAAAAACTCAATCAGCTTCATGACAGCCACCACGCCGTTGAAGGCGATCATCTGCCCTGCCCCACGGGCATGCGCATCATCTTTTCCGAGGCTGGCTTTACGAACATTGAGGCCAGCGAAGGGCCAGACCACTTCCACTTTTGCGCTATAAAATAG
- a CDS encoding methyl-accepting chemotaxis protein, which produces MLADIKIARKLSLLLVLPMATFLFVVSAENIQRWKTIDHLKAIERSLIVSLSAGELIHELQKERGYTAGFLGSKGKKFSSELTEQTDKSNSAYKNFTTVLAGADSMENGSLSRVFAASTQNFTDLSTTRAAAKEARIDALQAIAAYNTSINELITAISELNTRADLAFTSIIQLLHGKEIAGQERATLNAAFSAGTFSKQLYRDWLYRVSSQNTYLRSFAELGGKAAQNLLQGKMQSVDEEVTRFRDTAYANLEKSSLEADPQQWFAASTRRIDKLMEVEKSWGEQLLGNARDEVRSAQKELAIAVSGALLVAFFTVLLGWRICITIGRPVRSTLRYAQGITLGDLDSVLTVKQNDEIGGLADVLREMVARLKEQIQAAQKQHALADERGNLAEQCRITAELAEKEANTRASTLATAVDKIHGVVESLNIALNNLEEQVRISTQGATSQSNRLDTTTSAMQEMSTTVIEVAKNAADAAQTAENSHTKASEGSTVVENVISAIAQVQEQSNKMKVDMGLLGQQAEGIGQVLDVISDIADQTNLLALNAAIEAARAGDAGRGFAVVADEVRKLAEKTMTATKEVGEAIHAVQGGTRKHISHVEQSAATIEQVTVLARQSGEALQALVQLANASTIQAQSIATASEEQSASSETIHSSLEDINQLALNTANAMDQATSVLNELRTQTDILVGVMADLNSSGIKKSVLM; this is translated from the coding sequence ATGCTTGCCGACATCAAGATTGCCCGTAAACTCAGTCTTCTGCTCGTATTGCCCATGGCGACTTTTCTCTTTGTTGTTTCAGCAGAAAATATCCAGCGCTGGAAGACGATTGACCACCTTAAAGCCATAGAGCGCTCGCTAATTGTCAGCCTTTCTGCGGGTGAACTTATCCACGAGCTGCAAAAAGAGCGCGGTTACACTGCTGGCTTTCTGGGCAGCAAGGGTAAAAAGTTTTCTTCCGAACTGACAGAACAGACAGACAAATCCAATTCGGCCTATAAGAATTTTACTACTGTGCTTGCCGGTGCGGATAGCATGGAAAATGGATCCCTTTCCAGAGTATTTGCGGCGTCCACTCAAAACTTTACAGATCTTTCCACAACCAGAGCCGCCGCAAAAGAAGCCCGCATTGACGCACTCCAGGCCATTGCAGCGTACAATACCAGCATCAATGAACTGATCACTGCCATTTCTGAACTGAACACCCGCGCCGACCTTGCCTTCACATCAATCATTCAGCTTTTGCACGGCAAGGAGATTGCCGGGCAGGAGCGGGCCACGCTCAACGCCGCCTTTTCTGCCGGAACCTTCAGCAAACAGCTCTACCGCGACTGGCTCTACAGAGTCAGCTCACAAAACACCTATCTGCGTTCGTTTGCGGAGCTGGGCGGCAAGGCGGCGCAAAATCTGCTGCAAGGCAAAATGCAATCTGTCGATGAAGAAGTGACGCGATTCCGCGATACTGCCTATGCCAACCTGGAGAAATCCAGCCTGGAAGCTGACCCGCAGCAATGGTTTGCCGCGTCCACCCGACGCATTGACAAGCTGATGGAAGTGGAAAAATCCTGGGGCGAACAACTGCTTGGAAACGCCCGCGATGAAGTGCGTTCAGCCCAAAAGGAACTGGCTATTGCTGTTTCTGGCGCGCTTCTGGTGGCTTTTTTCACTGTTCTGCTGGGCTGGAGAATCTGCATCACCATCGGCAGGCCGGTACGCAGCACCCTGCGCTACGCCCAAGGCATTACGCTGGGTGATTTGGATTCTGTCCTGACAGTCAAACAAAATGACGAGATTGGCGGCCTTGCCGATGTACTGCGCGAAATGGTCGCCCGCCTGAAAGAACAGATTCAGGCAGCCCAAAAACAGCATGCCCTGGCTGATGAACGCGGCAACCTGGCGGAACAGTGCAGAATAACAGCCGAGCTGGCAGAGAAAGAAGCAAATACAAGAGCCAGCACCCTTGCAACGGCTGTAGACAAAATTCACGGCGTTGTGGAATCTCTCAATATTGCACTCAACAACCTTGAGGAACAGGTACGCATTTCTACGCAAGGCGCAACCAGCCAGTCCAACAGGCTTGATACAACAACAAGCGCCATGCAGGAAATGAGCACCACTGTCATTGAAGTTGCAAAAAATGCTGCGGATGCCGCCCAAACGGCAGAGAATTCACACACCAAGGCAAGCGAAGGCTCCACAGTTGTTGAAAATGTCATTTCTGCAATCGCTCAGGTGCAAGAGCAGTCCAACAAGATGAAGGTCGATATGGGCCTGCTCGGTCAGCAGGCTGAAGGCATTGGGCAAGTCCTGGATGTCATCAGCGATATTGCCGACCAGACCAACCTTTTGGCGCTCAACGCAGCCATTGAGGCTGCACGCGCTGGCGATGCGGGGCGAGGTTTTGCCGTGGTCGCCGATGAAGTGCGCAAGCTGGCCGAAAAAACCATGACAGCGACCAAGGAGGTGGGAGAAGCCATCCATGCGGTTCAGGGCGGAACACGCAAACATATCTCGCATGTGGAGCAATCCGCTGCAACCATTGAGCAGGTCACGGTTCTGGCCCGGCAGTCTGGCGAAGCATTGCAGGCTCTTGTGCAACTGGCAAACGCCTCTACCATTCAGGCCCAGTCCATCGCCACAGCTTCCGAAGAACAATCTGCCTCCAGCGAAACCATCCACAGCAGCCTTGAAGATATCAATCAGCTTGCCCTTAACACCGCAAACGCCATGGATCAGGCGACCTCAGTTCTCAACGAGCTGCGCACGCAGACCGACATTCTTGTCGGCGTTATGGCGGATTTAAACAGTTCCGGCATCAAGAAATCTGTTTTGATGTAA
- a CDS encoding ABC transporter ATP-binding protein — MTPCLAELRNVSVHYGKRCILNGINLRIEKGDFWTLIGPNGAGKSTLMGLFNGLTPHNGGTVYFKGKSVSPDMLGEVRRQVAHVFQATDLDPKMPLSVFASVLSGTYGRLGLFRWPGKKEKSLAMQSLEVVGLEHLAQRPIGHLSGGERQRVALARALAQEPELLLLDEPTAALDWRAQRDICNAVATLREAFNLTVIMVTHDLNAVFALAQKVAMLRAGGMLWQGDAQGAVNAELLSRLYDVPIQIAHSGERMAALF; from the coding sequence GTGACCCCGTGCCTGGCCGAACTGCGCAACGTCAGCGTTCACTACGGCAAGCGATGCATCCTGAACGGCATAAACCTGCGCATCGAAAAGGGTGATTTCTGGACGCTCATCGGCCCCAACGGCGCGGGCAAGTCCACGCTGATGGGCCTTTTTAACGGGCTAACGCCACACAATGGCGGCACTGTGTACTTTAAAGGTAAAAGTGTAAGCCCAGACATGCTGGGCGAGGTACGCCGTCAGGTGGCGCATGTTTTTCAGGCTACCGACCTTGATCCCAAGATGCCGCTTTCTGTCTTCGCCTCCGTGCTCAGCGGCACCTATGGGCGGCTGGGGCTTTTTCGCTGGCCGGGGAAAAAAGAAAAAAGTCTTGCCATGCAATCACTTGAAGTCGTTGGCCTTGAGCACCTAGCCCAGCGCCCTATCGGGCATCTTTCTGGCGGCGAAAGGCAGCGGGTCGCGCTTGCCCGCGCCCTGGCGCAGGAGCCGGAACTACTGCTGCTTGACGAACCCACAGCCGCGCTTGACTGGCGCGCGCAGCGGGACATCTGCAATGCTGTTGCCACGCTGCGTGAAGCTTTCAACCTTACTGTCATTATGGTTACGCATGACCTCAACGCTGTGTTTGCCCTGGCTCAAAAGGTTGCCATGCTGCGGGCTGGCGGCATGCTCTGGCAGGGCGACGCGCAGGGTGCCGTCAATGCTGAGCTCTTGAGCAGACTGTACGATGTGCCCATTCAGATAGCGCACAGCGGCGAGCGCATGGCGGCCTTGTTTTAA
- a CDS encoding hydrogenase small subunit, which produces MAHLETTEQALRNRGVSRRDFMKFCALTAVAMGLGPGADLAIAQALSTKPRVPVLWINGLSCSCCTESFLRTAHPLATDIVLSMITMDYQDTIMAAAGDQANAAYEEAIKKYKGQYILAVEGNVPLNGQGMYCIDAGKPFYEKLKEGVEHAKALVAWGTCASWGCVQAAHPNPTGATPLHKLFPNKPQIKVPGCPAIPEVMSSILTYIITYDRLPTLDSQGRPEMFYGKRVHDHCYRRAHFDAGEYVESWDDAGARAGLCLYKMGCKGPTTYNACPSTRWNNGVSFPIQSGHGCIGCSEQNFWDQGSFYDRITTIPHLGTNATAETVGVAAVAGVAAGVAVHGVASMVRHAGSKNTKNSSDTDSNN; this is translated from the coding sequence ATGGCTCATCTCGAAACTACTGAACAAGCCTTGCGTAATCGTGGTGTCAGCCGCCGAGATTTCATGAAATTCTGTGCGCTCACAGCCGTTGCCATGGGCCTTGGCCCCGGGGCGGATCTGGCGATCGCGCAGGCTCTTTCTACCAAACCGCGTGTTCCCGTACTCTGGATTAACGGTCTTTCCTGTTCTTGCTGCACTGAATCTTTTTTGCGCACAGCCCACCCACTGGCGACAGACATTGTGCTCTCGATGATCACAATGGACTATCAGGACACAATCATGGCCGCCGCTGGCGATCAGGCCAATGCTGCCTATGAAGAGGCCATCAAAAAGTACAAGGGCCAGTATATTCTCGCTGTTGAAGGCAACGTGCCCCTCAATGGCCAAGGCATGTACTGCATTGATGCTGGCAAACCCTTCTACGAAAAGCTCAAGGAAGGCGTGGAGCATGCCAAGGCCCTTGTGGCCTGGGGAACCTGCGCCTCGTGGGGCTGCGTGCAGGCGGCCCACCCCAACCCAACGGGCGCTACCCCGCTGCACAAGCTCTTTCCCAACAAACCGCAGATCAAGGTTCCCGGCTGCCCGGCCATCCCTGAGGTCATGAGTTCAATCCTGACCTACATCATTACATACGACCGTCTTCCCACCCTTGATTCGCAGGGCAGGCCGGAAATGTTTTACGGCAAGCGCGTGCACGACCACTGCTACCGCAGGGCCCATTTTGACGCGGGCGAATATGTGGAATCGTGGGACGATGCGGGCGCTCGCGCTGGCCTGTGCCTGTACAAGATGGGCTGTAAAGGCCCCACCACCTACAACGCCTGCCCTTCCACACGCTGGAATAACGGTGTCTCCTTTCCCATTCAGTCCGGGCATGGCTGCATAGGCTGCTCGGAACAGAACTTCTGGGATCAGGGCTCGTTTTATGACCGCATCACCACCATTCCGCATCTCGGCACCAACGCAACGGCTGAAACCGTGGGCGTTGCCGCTGTGGCGGGCGTGGCTGCGGGTGTTGCCGTGCACGGCGTTGCCAGTATGGTGCGCCACGCAGGTAGCAAGAACACCAAGAACTCCTCCGACACCGACTCCAACAACTGA